A genomic stretch from Meriones unguiculatus strain TT.TT164.6M chromosome 15, Bangor_MerUng_6.1, whole genome shotgun sequence includes:
- the Rpl37a gene encoding large ribosomal subunit protein eL43, with amino-acid sequence MAKRTKKVGIVGKYGTRYGASLRKMVKKIEISQHAKYTCSFCGKTKMKRRAVGIWHCGSCMKTVAGGAWTYNTTSAVTVKSAIRRLKELKDQ; translated from the exons ATG GCTAAACGCACCAAAAAGGTCGGGATCGTCGGGAAATACGGGACCCGCTATGGCGCCTCCCTCCGGAAGATGGTGAAGAAGATTGAAATCAGCCAGCACGCCAAGTACACTTGCTCCTTCTGTGGCAAG ACCAAGATGAAGAGACGAGCCGTTGGCATCTGGCACTGTGGATCCTGCATGAAAACAGTGGCTGGTGGGGCTTGGACCTACAA CACTACTTCTGCCGTCACAGTGAAGTCCGCCATCAGAAGACTCAAGGAACTGAAGGACCAGTAG